A portion of the Flavobacteriales bacterium genome contains these proteins:
- a CDS encoding SDR family NAD(P)-dependent oxidoreductase, translating to MKHYFITGTGSGLGKALAEMLLSEHKVTGISRSNSISHPNFTFIQADLSQPGSVEKIALEFPASSDEVVLINNAGMIGEIDRVGSLTNSHYEQLFHLNVIALTQLCDRFLSRAKNKNYPCLIINISSGAAKSAIPSWAAYCASKAAVDAFTEVLAVELKEVGADHIRAFSFYPGIIDTPMQAHIRTANASGFSSLIRFQEYKNKGELHTPAFVAEKLLGIFRKPETITTTVVNLREYC from the coding sequence ATGAAACATTATTTTATTACCGGTACCGGAAGTGGTTTAGGAAAAGCACTGGCAGAAATGTTATTGTCCGAACACAAAGTGACCGGTATTTCGAGAAGCAATTCCATTTCACATCCGAACTTTACATTTATACAGGCAGATTTATCGCAACCGGGAAGTGTAGAAAAGATTGCGTTGGAATTTCCTGCCTCGTCGGATGAAGTTGTTCTCATCAACAATGCGGGAATGATTGGTGAAATTGATCGGGTTGGATCGCTGACGAATTCGCATTATGAGCAACTTTTTCATTTAAATGTTATTGCGCTCACCCAATTATGCGACCGTTTCCTAAGTCGCGCAAAAAATAAAAATTATCCTTGTTTAATCATTAACATCAGTTCCGGAGCAGCGAAAAGTGCTATTCCTTCCTGGGCTGCCTATTGTGCATCAAAAGCGGCAGTAGATGCATTCACGGAAGTGTTAGCTGTTGAATTAAAGGAAGTTGGGGCAGATCATATTCGCGCGTTTTCATTTTATCCCGGAATCATCGATACACCGATGCAAGCGCATATTCGCACGGCAAATGCATCCGGGTTTTCTTCATTAATCAGATTTCAGGAATACAAAAACAAAGGAGAACTCCACACACCTGCTTTTGTTGCCGAAAAATTATTGGGTATATTTCGGAAACCTGAAACCATCACCACCACTGTGGTGAACCTCAGAGAATATTGCTAA
- a CDS encoding TrkA family potassium uptake protein has translation MPLQGNKFAVIGVGRYGSNIARRLAQKGAEVFCYDMDEEKIDNVKDEVAYAATLDSTDDKALISQNITDLDGVVVAIGENFEATILTCAHLIDLGVKRVIARAHGLQQKMILEKIGVKEILLPEEEVAFVVAERLLNPSIVSFLQLPDDYEIAEVKAPRNVVNRSLQDIGLRDKYHLTLITIKRLFDEKEGKELVKENHLLGVPSSETVVYHTDTLIIFGTSRDVARFIEINQ, from the coding sequence ATGCCATTACAGGGAAATAAGTTTGCAGTAATTGGAGTTGGACGCTACGGATCCAATATTGCTCGTCGCCTTGCCCAAAAAGGTGCAGAGGTGTTTTGTTACGATATGGATGAAGAAAAAATCGATAACGTAAAAGATGAAGTCGCCTATGCCGCAACCTTGGATTCGACCGACGACAAAGCCTTGATTTCGCAAAACATTACGGATTTGGATGGTGTAGTAGTTGCCATTGGAGAAAATTTTGAAGCGACCATTCTTACCTGTGCCCACTTAATTGATTTGGGAGTTAAACGTGTTATTGCACGGGCACATGGATTGCAACAGAAAATGATTCTTGAAAAAATTGGTGTTAAAGAAATATTATTACCAGAAGAAGAAGTTGCGTTTGTTGTTGCCGAGCGATTACTTAATCCAAGTATTGTTTCGTTTTTACAACTGCCCGACGATTATGAAATTGCCGAAGTAAAAGCGCCACGAAATGTTGTAAACCGCTCCTTGCAGGATATCGGATTGCGCGATAAATATCATCTTACGTTAATTACCATCAAACGATTGTTCGACGAGAAAGAAGGAAAAGAATTGGTTAAGGAAAATCACTTACTTGGTGTTCCAAGTTCAGAAACGGTCGTTTATCACACCGACACCTTAATTATTTTCGGAACATCACGCGACGTAGCCCGCTTTATTGAGATCAATCAATAA
- a CDS encoding cystathionine gamma-synthase: MKDTSKLGFGTRAIHAGMEPDPSTGAIMTPIFQTSTFVQESPGKHKGYAYARGKNPTRAALEKNIAALEKAKHGLCFSSGMGAMDAVIKLLQPGDEVITGDDLYGGSYRMFTKVFEPFGIRFHFVDMTNAENIRNFINEKTKLIWVETPTNPTMQIIDIEACAKIAKEKNILLAVDNTFASPYLQNPLDLGADIVMHSVTKYLGGHSDVVMGALVLNDDKLFERLAFIHNSCGATPGPQDAFLVIRGIKTLHLRMERHCENGEKIAHFLRKHPKVEKVYWPGFEDHPNHAIAKKQMRGFGGMISFVYKGNVEETFKLASSFQVFSLAESLGGVESLINHPATMTHASIPKAEREKAGVVDSLLRLSVGVEDINDLFADLEQALGK, from the coding sequence ATGAAAGACACTTCTAAACTGGGCTTTGGTACCAGAGCCATTCATGCAGGCATGGAGCCTGATCCTTCCACCGGAGCAATTATGACTCCGATTTTCCAGACCTCAACATTTGTGCAGGAGTCGCCCGGTAAACACAAGGGTTATGCTTATGCGCGCGGTAAAAATCCGACGAGGGCTGCTTTGGAAAAAAACATTGCTGCATTGGAAAAAGCGAAACATGGTTTATGCTTTTCATCCGGAATGGGAGCTATGGATGCAGTGATAAAATTATTGCAACCCGGCGATGAAGTGATTACCGGCGATGATTTATATGGCGGATCTTACCGCATGTTCACGAAAGTGTTTGAACCATTTGGAATCCGATTTCATTTTGTGGATATGACCAATGCGGAAAACATCCGGAATTTTATCAATGAAAAAACAAAACTGATCTGGGTGGAAACACCAACCAATCCCACCATGCAGATCATCGATATTGAAGCTTGCGCAAAAATTGCGAAAGAGAAAAATATTTTGCTTGCCGTAGATAATACTTTTGCATCACCCTATTTGCAAAATCCGCTGGATCTCGGTGCGGATATTGTTATGCATTCGGTAACCAAATACCTGGGCGGACACAGCGATGTTGTAATGGGTGCTTTGGTGTTGAACGATGATAAATTGTTTGAACGTTTAGCTTTTATTCATAACTCATGCGGTGCAACGCCGGGTCCGCAAGACGCTTTCCTGGTGATTCGCGGAATTAAAACCTTGCATCTCCGAATGGAGCGTCACTGTGAAAACGGTGAGAAAATTGCACATTTCCTGCGTAAGCATCCGAAAGTGGAAAAAGTATACTGGCCCGGTTTCGAAGATCATCCGAATCATGCCATTGCGAAAAAGCAAATGCGTGGATTTGGCGGAATGATTTCGTTTGTGTACAAAGGAAATGTAGAAGAAACATTTAAACTGGCTTCTTCATTTCAGGTGTTTTCATTGGCAGAATCGCTGGGTGGAGTGGAATCGCTCATCAATCATCCGGCAACCATGACGCATGCATCCATTCCGAAAGCAGAACGAGAAAAAGCAGGGGTGGTTGATTCGTTATTGCGTTTAAGTGTAGGCGTTGAAGACATCAATGATTTATTTGCCGATTTAGAACAAGCATTAGGAAAATAA
- a CDS encoding flippase-like domain-containing protein produces the protein MTTANNGRLSIRSGWKIWIPVLIGIAVAVYMIMSAIREEKFIADPNGNYEWVDNNQNGLVDFSDPSEFKLSTCCGSYSRQRFTDAIGKLDWGWMSVLGIFMAFVMMMVRDLAYMWRIRLLTEKRLTWRQSFRVIMIWEFASAVTPGVVGGAAVAMFILNKEKIEMGRATALVMITALLDELFYILVVPILLLIAGTAALFPIDLTKSIFGLDLHVVGLFWIAFSFIALITFLLFFAVFVSPSSFGSFLIFICRLPFLNRFSHRAERLKQDIIVTSAELKNKAFSFWVKAFMATAISWTARFLVINFLLFSIVPFTDHLVIFARQLSMWVILLVSPTPGGSGIAEFVFSGFLSDFVPFGLAGLFAVLWRLISYYPYLLIGAIVLPRWLGGDDENRE, from the coding sequence ATGACAACTGCAAATAACGGAAGATTATCGATACGCTCGGGATGGAAAATCTGGATTCCTGTCCTGATTGGAATAGCTGTTGCGGTGTACATGATCATGTCGGCTATCCGGGAAGAAAAATTTATTGCAGACCCGAATGGAAATTATGAATGGGTGGATAATAATCAGAATGGACTTGTCGATTTTTCGGATCCTTCCGAATTTAAACTCTCCACCTGCTGCGGAAGTTATTCCCGGCAACGTTTTACGGATGCCATTGGAAAATTAGATTGGGGATGGATGAGTGTGCTGGGAATTTTTATGGCTTTCGTGATGATGATGGTTCGCGATTTGGCTTATATGTGGCGGATTCGGTTACTCACCGAAAAGCGATTGACCTGGAGGCAGTCTTTTAGGGTGATAATGATATGGGAATTTGCCTCTGCCGTTACTCCGGGTGTAGTAGGTGGTGCAGCAGTAGCCATGTTCATTCTGAATAAAGAAAAAATAGAAATGGGAAGAGCCACCGCCTTGGTGATGATTACCGCATTGCTCGATGAATTGTTCTATATTTTGGTGGTCCCTATATTATTACTCATAGCTGGAACGGCAGCGCTTTTTCCGATTGACTTAACCAAATCGATTTTCGGACTGGATCTGCATGTGGTCGGATTGTTTTGGATTGCATTTTCATTTATTGCCTTAATTACTTTCCTGTTGTTTTTTGCTGTATTTGTGAGTCCTTCTTCTTTCGGATCGTTTCTGATTTTTATTTGCCGTTTGCCTTTTTTAAATCGCTTTTCTCACCGTGCCGAACGATTAAAACAGGATATCATTGTTACCTCCGCTGAACTTAAAAACAAAGCTTTTTCATTTTGGGTAAAGGCGTTTATGGCGACGGCAATTTCATGGACGGCCCGTTTTCTGGTGATTAATTTTCTGTTGTTTTCCATTGTTCCTTTTACCGATCACCTGGTGATATTTGCCCGGCAGCTTTCCATGTGGGTGATTTTGCTGGTTAGTCCAACCCCCGGCGGGAGCGGAATTGCAGAGTTTGTTTTTTCCGGATTCCTGAGTGATTTTGTGCCTTTCGGTCTGGCCGGATTGTTTGCGGTGCTTTGGCGTTTGATCTCCTATTATCCTTATTTGCTGATTGGAGCAATTGTCCTCCCTCGCTGGTTAGGGGGCGATGATGAAAATCGGGAATAA
- a CDS encoding DMT family transporter, whose amino-acid sequence MSKSLLAHLAIFLANLIYGINYTVAKEVMGHYIDPFGFILLRVSGTILLIWTTALLFKNEKVASSDFKLLFLCGLSGVGINQMLFFWGLSLTSPINSSIIMVTTPLLVMVMASILLKERFHGLKITGLFLGLGGAVVLLLLRPSSGGSGNLFGDFVTFLNACFYAIYLVIVKPLMKKYHPITVMKWVFLFGLIPVIPFGFQEFMAIEWHSFPAHIIWSVLFVVVGTTFLAYLLNTYGLVNLSPSVVSAYIYLQPALAAMIAVMAGKDQLDAIKIISTLFIFAGVYLINRK is encoded by the coding sequence ATGTCGAAATCCCTCCTTGCACACCTCGCCATTTTTTTAGCGAACCTGATCTACGGAATAAATTATACCGTAGCAAAGGAAGTCATGGGACATTACATCGATCCTTTCGGGTTTATTCTACTTCGGGTTTCGGGTACCATTTTGTTGATTTGGACTACTGCTCTTCTCTTCAAAAATGAAAAAGTAGCCTCCTCCGATTTCAAATTACTTTTTCTCTGCGGTTTATCAGGCGTAGGAATCAATCAAATGCTTTTTTTCTGGGGACTATCCCTCACCTCGCCCATTAATTCTTCCATCATCATGGTTACCACACCACTTCTGGTAATGGTGATGGCTTCCATTCTTTTAAAGGAACGTTTTCACGGTTTAAAAATTACCGGTCTGTTTCTCGGATTGGGTGGCGCAGTGGTATTGTTGTTGCTTCGACCATCCTCCGGTGGCAGCGGTAATTTATTTGGCGATTTTGTGACCTTCCTCAATGCATGTTTTTATGCCATTTACCTGGTCATCGTAAAACCTTTGATGAAAAAATATCACCCGATTACCGTGATGAAATGGGTGTTTTTATTCGGACTTATACCGGTAATTCCTTTCGGTTTTCAGGAATTTATGGCAATTGAGTGGCACTCCTTCCCGGCTCACATCATCTGGTCGGTCCTTTTTGTAGTAGTGGGGACCACCTTTCTTGCATATTTGTTAAACACCTATGGATTGGTCAATTTAAGTCCCTCGGTAGTCAGTGCTTATATTTACCTGCAACCTGCATTAGCAGCAATGATTGCGGTAATGGCGGGTAAGGACCAGTTGGATGCGATCAAGATTATTTCCACACTCTTTATTTTTGCCGGTGTGTACCTCATTAACAGAAAATAA
- a CDS encoding YicC family protein, with translation MTGFGKATGAYGNRKISVEVRSLNSKQLDLNLRLPSMFKEKEMELKSKIATEVERGKVDVSIYYENFGEEKNYSINTALAESYYNDLRGLCDKLQLKEGEILSTLMRLPEVVSSERKEFDEKEWSVIAELCQNAIENFKSFRKSEGEKLFEDLRGRVALIEKLLIDTEPFDKERMEGVRSRLDRSLQEYLGSENIDKNRFEQELIYYMERLDVSEEKVRLRSHCGYFVETMEKEHHQGRKLGFISQEMGREINTLGSKSNHAGMQKIVVLMKDELEKIKEQVLNVL, from the coding sequence ATGACCGGATTCGGAAAAGCAACGGGTGCTTATGGTAACCGTAAAATCAGTGTTGAAGTACGATCACTCAACAGCAAGCAACTTGATTTGAATTTACGTCTCCCGTCGATGTTTAAAGAGAAGGAAATGGAGTTGAAATCGAAAATTGCAACAGAAGTTGAGCGCGGAAAAGTGGATGTATCCATTTACTACGAAAACTTCGGAGAAGAAAAAAACTACAGCATCAATACAGCACTGGCAGAAAGTTATTACAACGATTTACGCGGACTCTGCGACAAACTTCAGCTGAAAGAAGGAGAAATCTTGTCGACCCTGATGCGCCTACCGGAAGTCGTTTCTTCTGAGCGCAAAGAATTTGATGAAAAGGAATGGTCGGTCATTGCAGAATTATGCCAAAACGCCATCGAAAATTTTAAATCATTCCGCAAATCGGAAGGAGAAAAATTATTTGAGGATTTACGGGGTCGTGTAGCTTTAATTGAAAAATTACTGATTGATACGGAGCCGTTCGACAAAGAACGAATGGAAGGTGTACGCAGTCGTTTGGATCGGTCACTTCAGGAATACCTCGGTTCGGAGAACATCGATAAAAACCGTTTTGAGCAGGAGTTGATTTATTACATGGAGCGATTGGATGTGTCGGAAGAAAAAGTGAGACTTCGTTCGCATTGTGGTTATTTCGTAGAGACAATGGAAAAAGAACATCATCAAGGAAGAAAACTGGGATTCATTTCGCAGGAAATGGGAAGAGAGATAAATACCCTCGGATCCAAAAGTAATCATGCCGGCATGCAAAAAATTGTGGTGTTGATGAAAGATGAATTAGAGAAAATAAAAGAACAGGTGTTAAACGTGTTGTAA